One part of the Vanessa tameamea isolate UH-Manoa-2023 chromosome 8, ilVanTame1 primary haplotype, whole genome shotgun sequence genome encodes these proteins:
- the LOC113399807 gene encoding centrosomal protein of 290 kDa-like, with product MADINILGEDLQNMITGLSKCKIDFVNVKEECKSLREVNVKLELELKETRELEKSHRYHLQASREMMGNLQETVTQLVYLKRDVKKLKDEIVSKEMTLTSMQKDKDNLQQEHDDIIIDLRKSHEKHIEELVSINDKKLQQVQYDSDTQIAQYTCVIEELREKLKEVEEDHRDKMNLVVLDYEEKLQRSVAEVAQLQEQLSLQTARTDANIDAYRRKLEELEEKLKQSQFKEYLAQSYPSQSQYENKVERPYSVNANPFNSYSTDYNSITDSPKPSQSRHQIYTKSKAPALQVMYSDTKTSNSTKNDKKGHFNITKKRKLYSEKDFLNQ from the exons ATGGCTGATATAAATATTCTAGGCGAAGATTTGCAAAATATGATTACAGGTTTATCAAAGTGTAAAATC gattttGTTAATGTAAAAGAAGAATGCAAAAGTCTTCGAGAAGTAAATGTGAAACTAGAATTAGAATTGAAGGAGACGCGCGAACTCGAGAAATCGCACCGGTATCACTTGCAAGCTTCCCGCGAAATGATGGGTAATCTACAGGAAACCGTAACACAGTTGGTTTATCTCAAACgtgatgtaaaaaaattaaaagacgaGATTGTTTCAAAGGAAATGACCCTGACATCAATGCAAAAG gatAAAGACAACCTACAACAAGAGCATGACGACATTATTATAGACTTAAGGAAAAGTCACGAAAAGCACATCGAAGAATTAGTATCGATTAACGACAAAAAAC ttCAACAGGTTCAATACGATTCTGATACACAAATAGCTCAATACACCTGCGTCATTGAAGAATTACGTGAGAAATTGAAAGAAGTTGAAGAAGATCATAGAGATAAG ATGAACTTAGTAGTATTGGATTATGAAGAGAAGTTACAGCGAAGTGTTGCTGAAGTCGCCCAGCTTCAAGAACAACTCTCGCTGCAAACTGCTCGCACTGACGCCAATATTGATGCTTATCGTAGg aaactcGAAGAATTAGAAGAAAAACTAAAACAGAGTCAATTTAAGGAATATTTGGCTCAAAGCTATCCATCTCAAAGTCAATACGAAAACAAAGTTGAACGTCCATACTCTGTAAATGCTAATCCTTTTAATTCGTATTCTACTGACTATAACTCTATAACAGATAGTCCAAAGCCAAGTCAAAGTCGTCACCAAATTTACACGAAATCGAAGGCACCAGCATTACAAGTCATGTACAGTGATACTAAAACATCGAATTCGACTAAAAATGATAAGAAAGGACATTTCAATATAACTAAAAAGAGGAAGTTGTACAGCGAGAAAGACTTTCTAAATCAGTAG
- the LOC113399900 gene encoding heat shock 70 kDa protein 14 produces MATAYGIHLGNSSGCLAAFTNGTAAVLANDAGDRVTPAVVALNGLEWEIGLPAKSGQASSKAIIKNNKRLMNCDFNEDDVAFVENASSCRIQNDDKLVYEFETSETKQYSNPDHIATKIYSKLYTIASHSVQNEGDLKLVLAAPLHWSNASRERLVKCAELAGFDVLQVISEPAAALLAYNIEDSAEDVNVLVYRLGGSTCDASVIKVSSGFMSVEKNIFRTDLGGQCLTKDLADYVAQEFRQKWKLDPLESRRAMSKLLNHADNCKHILSTLSSAHVFIESLLDGVDWSQNVTRARFENIISSKISSYIEPAKKVIDSFDGKISKIVLCGGSMKIPKLQSAVASLLPEAEVYSGINPDEVIAVGCAKQAGMILDLPELSLSNTSTEIEFLGKDIYLKYLDQTVKLFKEGTPPFAQNVCKIETDKEVKDISFTLHDNPENEQFAKETFNVESLNKPFKLKATLQPSNVLLQVE; encoded by the coding sequence ATGGCAACTGCGTATGGTATACATTTGGGTAACAGTTCAGGATGTTTAGCCGCATTCACTAATGGTACCGCAGCGGTTTTAGCGAACGATGCTGGAGATAGGGTAACGCCTGCTGTTGTTGCTTTGAATGGACTAGAATGGGAAATTGGTCTACCAGCAAAATCAGGTCAAGCTTCTTCCAAAGCAATAATTAAGAACAATAAGCGTCTTATGAACTGTGATTTTAACGAAGATGATGTGGCTTTTGTGGAAAATGCATCTTCATGTCGTATTCAGAATGATGACAAACTAGTGTACGAATTTGAAACAAGTGAAACAAAACAGTATTCTAATCCAGATCACATagccacaaaaatatattctaaacttTATACTATTGCTAGTCATTCTGTTCAAAATGAGGGAGACTTAAAACTAGTATTAGCTGCACCATTACATTGGTCTAATGCAAGCAGAGAGAGGTTAGTAAAATGTGCAGAGCTTGCTGGGTTTGATGTCTTGCAAGTTATAAGTGAACCAGCTGCAGCACTATTGGCTTACAATATTGAGGATTCTGCTGAAGATGTGAATGTTCTTGTATATAGACTTGGAGGCTCAACATGTGATGCATCAGTTATAAAAGTATCCAGTGGTTTTATGTCAGTAGAGAAAAACATATTCAGAACAGATTTAGGAGGACAGTGCCTTACCAAGGACTTGGCTGATTATGTAGCTCAGGAATTCAGACAAAAATGGAAGCTGGACCCACTTGAGAGCCGCAGAGCCATGTCTAAATTATTAAACCATGCAGACAATTGCAAACACATACTCTCGACCTTAAGCTCTGCACATGTTTTTATTGAGTCATTGTTAGATGGTGTAGACTGGAGTCAGAATGTTACTCGTGCaagatttgaaaatattatttcatcaaaGATATCTTCATATATAGAGCCAGCTAAGAAAGTGATTGACAGCTTTGATGGCAAAATAAGTAAGATTGTGCTATGTGGGGGCAGTATGAAAATACCAAAATTGCAATCAGCAGTTGCAAGCTTATTGCCGGAAGCAGAAGTATATTCTGGAATTAATCCCGATGAAGTTATAGCTGTGGGATGTGCTAAACAAGCTGGAATGATTTTAGATTTACCTGAATTGTCTCTATCTAACACTAGTACTGAAATCGAATTCTTGGGTAAAGATatataccttaaatatttaGATCAAACTGTTAAGTTATTCAAAGAAGGAACACCGCCTTTTGCACAGAATGTTTGTAAAATTGAGACTGATAAAGAGGTAAAGGATATTAGTTTCACCCTACATGACAATCCAGAAAATGAGCAATTTgcaaaagaaacatttaatgttgaaagtttaaataaacCATTCAAATTAAAAGCAACATTGCAACCATCTAATGTCCTATTACAAgttgaataa
- the LOC113400032 gene encoding multiple inositol polyphosphate phosphatase 1-like, whose translation MKTHTIQYLITTIYFFTLSIVIVLSHNLHATTLKPKDIRNFLGTRTPYRFKNNKNDTRISFPSCKETKIWMILRHGTRFPSAKDILGMNTKLKELKYEILMKNIQGTIKEDYLNLFKSWSNDIEIEQEKYLTLEGQYEMIQLAERMQKRFPNSIKNKYNSKHFKFKYTATQRAQQSARYFTVGLFDKNNSQSVVFEPALKVDTTLRFYKHCDKWLKQVKRNPNTYKEQMLYGNSNEMNVTLQSISKRFGLDRVLRLDIANLIYKICGYETSWHKYYSSPWCIGFDDVSVKILEYYHDLKHYWLDGYGFNLTYKQACMLLKNMFEIFSKKGPNATFLFAHSGTLLKLLTHLELYKPDSHLMGDTIVEDRTWRASNIDCFASNLAFVLFKCKDGDKILSLHQERIIKLPMCKEELCPLEYLKEYFYDSIHNCDHSDMCRLD comes from the exons atgaaaacacACACCATACAATATCTTATAaccacaatttatttttttactttaagtatTGTAATAGTTTTGAGTCATAATTTACACGCGACAACTCTTAAACCGAAGGATATTCGAAATTTTTTAGGAACTCGAACTCcatatcgatttaaaaataacaaaaatgataCCAGAATAAGTTTTCcta gctgCAAGGAAACAAAAATATGGATGATTCTAAGGCATGGAACAAGGTTTCCTAGTGCTAAAGATATTCTTGGAATGAACactaaattaaaagaattaaaatatgaaattttaatgaaaaatattcaag gtACCATAAAAGaggattatttaaatctatttaaaagcTGGTCTAATGACATCGAAATAGAGCAAGAGAAATATCTGACATTAGAAGGGCAATATGAAATGATACAACTAGCTGAGAGGATGCAGAAAAGATTTCCGAactctattaaaaacaaatacaacagTAAACACTTTAAg TTTAAATACACAGCAACACAAAGAGCTCAACAAAGTGCAAGATATTTCACAGTAGGATTATTTGACAAAAACAATTCACAAAGTGTTGTATTTGAACCAGCACTCAAAGTTGATACGACATTGCGA TTTTACAAACACTGTGACAAGTGGCTAAAGCAAGTTAAGAGAAATCCAAATACATATAAGGAGCAAATGTTGTATGGCAATAGTAATGAAATGAATGTGACACTACAGTCTATCTCTAAAAGATTCGGTCTTGATAGAGTATTGCGCTTGG ATATagcgaatttaatttataagatatgtGGTTATGAGACATCTTggcataaatattattcatcacCCTGGTGTATTGGTTTTGACGATGTCAGTGTTAAA ATTCTGGAGTATTATCATGATCTAAAACACTATTGGCTGGACGGTTATGGGTTCAACCTGACGTATAAACAGGCGTGTATGTTATTAAAGAATATGTTTGAAATTTTCAG taaaaaaGGTCCGAACGCAACGTTCCTCTTTGCTCACTCCGGTACATTACTGAAGTTGTTAACGCACTTGGAACTTTATAAGCCAGACTCACATTTGATGGGAGACACCATAGTCGAGGACAGGACGTGGAGAGCGTCAAACATTGACTGCTTCGCTTCTAACTtagcttttgttttattcaa gTGCAAAGAtggagataaaatattatcgttaCATCAagagagaataattaaattgccAATGTGTAAAGAAGAACTCTGTCCGCTTgaatatttaaaggaatatttcTATGACTCTATACATAATTGTGATCATTCTGATATGTGCAGACttgattag